From Polaribacter butkevichii, a single genomic window includes:
- a CDS encoding PASTA domain-containing protein → MSVFQFIKSKSFFIQVTIAIVGLLIFIFALKYWLGYSTNHDQKIQVPNLHKMSLENVENKLKELNLDFIVIDSASYNPDYPKKSVIEQSPEAGDFVKEKRKIYLTLNPSKYRDVTIPDLNGKTKRQAISHLRSIGFNIGTNPISVRDIGKDVVRGLRYNGKILNKGDKLPLNSIVDLVLGDGNGN, encoded by the coding sequence ATGAGTGTTTTTCAATTTATAAAAAGTAAATCTTTCTTTATACAAGTAACTATTGCCATTGTAGGTTTGTTAATCTTTATTTTTGCTCTAAAATATTGGTTAGGGTATTCTACCAATCACGATCAAAAAATTCAGGTTCCTAATTTGCATAAAATGTCTTTAGAGAATGTAGAAAACAAATTAAAAGAACTTAATTTAGATTTTATTGTTATAGACAGTGCTAGTTACAATCCAGACTATCCTAAAAAATCTGTTATTGAGCAATCGCCAGAAGCAGGAGATTTTGTTAAAGAAAAACGTAAAATTTATCTAACGTTAAACCCTTCTAAATATAGAGATGTTACCATACCAGATTTAAACGGAAAAACCAAAAGACAAGCTATTTCTCATTTAAGATCAATCGGTTTTAATATTGGTACAAACCCTATTTCTGTGAGAGATATTGGTAAAGATGTAGTACGTGGATTGCGTTACAATGGAAAAATATTAAACAAAGGAGATAAATTACCGCTAAATTCTATTGTAGATTTAGTTTTAGGTGATGGAAACGGGAATTAA
- a CDS encoding D-alanine--D-alanine ligase, giving the protein MKKNIAIVMGGYSSEVNISLTSGNVVYNHLNKQKYSPYRIHILKEKWVALDAANNEYPINRDDFSFMLGDQKITFDCVFNAIHGAPGENGTLLAYFKLINLKHTSAPFYQMALTFNKRDTLSVVKEYGIKTAVSVYLNKGDVVDVDAIISKVGLPCFVKPNNAGSSYGISKAHTKAEMLPALEKAYQEDSEILIESFLDGPEVSVGVIQYKGAIKVLPITEIVTENDFFDYEAKYEGKSQEITPARISESAKIKVEEIAKKVYAILNMSGFSRSEYILVNGEPHFLEMNTVPGLTENSILPQQAQVAGISLEELFDNAIESALK; this is encoded by the coding sequence ATGAAAAAGAACATTGCCATTGTTATGGGTGGTTATTCATCCGAAGTTAATATTTCGCTTACCAGCGGAAATGTAGTGTACAACCATTTAAACAAACAGAAATACAGTCCTTATCGAATTCATATTTTAAAAGAGAAATGGGTTGCTTTAGATGCTGCTAATAATGAGTATCCTATTAATAGAGACGATTTTTCTTTTATGTTAGGTGATCAAAAAATAACTTTCGATTGTGTTTTTAATGCAATTCATGGTGCGCCCGGAGAAAACGGAACTTTATTAGCCTATTTTAAGCTGATCAATTTAAAACATACTTCGGCACCTTTTTACCAAATGGCCTTAACTTTTAATAAAAGAGATACGTTAAGTGTGGTAAAAGAATATGGCATTAAAACAGCTGTGTCTGTGTATTTAAATAAAGGAGATGTTGTAGATGTAGATGCTATAATTAGTAAAGTTGGTTTGCCTTGTTTTGTAAAGCCCAATAATGCAGGTTCTAGTTACGGTATTTCTAAAGCGCATACAAAAGCAGAAATGTTGCCTGCTTTAGAAAAAGCGTATCAAGAAGATTCAGAAATTTTAATTGAATCTTTTTTAGACGGACCCGAAGTTTCTGTGGGTGTCATTCAATATAAAGGAGCAATTAAAGTGTTGCCAATTACAGAAATAGTAACAGAAAATGATTTCTTTGATTACGAAGCTAAATATGAAGGAAAATCACAAGAGATAACTCCAGCAAGAATATCAGAAAGTGCAAAAATAAAAGTAGAAGAAATTGCTAAAAAAGTATATGCAATTTTAAATATGTCTGGTTTTTCACGTTCAGAATATATTTTGGTAAATGGAGAACCACATTTCTTAGAAATGAATACAGTACCAGGTTTAACAGAAAATAGTATTTTACCACAACAAGCACAAGTAGCAGGAATATCATTAGAAGAACTATTTGATAACG